The DNA window TAGGTCCTGGATAACTAAGCAGGGCGAATTTTTTGTCGATTCACCAATAATATTATTAGCTGCAATTATTTGGTATCTGAAAATTTATGATAATGGCAGATATTGTACTTTCCCACATGCTATAGAGCTTTTAAACAAAAAGTATGAGGATATATTTACCATATTGACTTCATATCCAGAACTGGAAAACTATATCTCTCCCTTTATGGATGCTTGGGAGGGCGGCGCCCAGGACCAATTGCAGGGACAAATTGCTTCCGCAAAAATTCCTTTATCAAGAATGATCAGCCCGCAATTATACTGGGTTATGTCAGGCGACGACTTCACTCTAGATCTCAATAATCCAAAGGAACCAAAAATACTATGTGTTGGCAACAACCCGGATCGTCAAAATATTTATTCGGCTGCTTTAGGATTGTATAATTCTCGTATTATTAAACTAATTTCTAAAAAGGATCAACTTAAATGTTCCATTATCATTGATGAGTTACCTACAATATATATACGTGGACTGGATTACATTTCCTACGCCAGATCCCTAAAAATTTCGTCTCTCTTTGGTATTCAGGACTTCTCGCAGCTAACCAGAGATTATGGTGATAAAGAAAGTAAAGTGATACAAAACTTGGTAGGTAATATAGTAAGTGGTCTGGTTGTTGGAGAGACTGCAAAGACTCTTTCTGATCGTTTTGGAAAGGTCTTGCAGAAAAGGCAAAGCATGACAATAAACCGTAATGACAAATCGACATCCATTTCCACACAACTTGACAGTTTAATTCCTGCGTCGAAGATCAGCACCTTAACCCAAGGAATGTTCGTGGGATCAGTTGCAGACAACTTCGATGAACGCATTGATCAGAAAATATTTCATGCCCAGATTGTCGTGGACAATAAAAAGGTTGCAGCAGAGACAAAATCATATCAAAAAATACCCGAAATCACCAAGTTTATTGATGAAAATGGTAATGACAATATGCAAGAAGTAATTGATGGGAATTACAAACAGATCAAAGCCGACATTAACGGAATTATTGAACGGGAATTAGATCGTATAAGTAATGATCCATCTTTATCTCATTTGATAAAAAAGGAATCTTAGGATATTGAAGGGTTAATATAACAAAGATTAATTTTATTTTTTTCTTAGAAAATCAAAATTATTTCATTACTTAGTAAAATATTGGATTTTCTTTTCTATAAGAAATTTGTTATACTAACTGGCCAATAATTATGAACACTTATTTATTAGCATTGGTAGAAAGTACGTTAAAGGACGCGATTGAAGAGTTTTCAAAACTTCATTGGGTCTCTCCTGCATTTCACGCTAACAAAATTGATGTGATTCAACTGCAGTTGAATAAACTCATGGATTACTACATTGAATTTTTTCAAAAAACCGGATTTCTGCCCAAAGATTTGGATTTAGTAAAAAAATCTTGCCTTATTGAACGAAGAATAAAGGATTTCGATAAAGCACAAGAAGATGAAATTTTATCTGGTTTATCCTTTGTTATTGAAGAAATCGAAGATGATGTCAAAAACCGCATTATTCCCATTCACACCCAATATCCTAAAACCCATAATTTAGCCCTATTGACAGGAATTGCAGCGACTGACTCCTATGGAAAAACGATTAGATTTCTGCTTCATGAATTTGAAATACCGAGAATTTTAATTGATATAATTGCGCAGGATCTTGATTATATTGGAAGGCTTCTTGATCTGTATGATGCAAAGGTAAGAAGTTCGTTAAAAGACTTTGTAACATCATTTAATCGTAATTATAAGAAGTTCCAGAAAGACTGTAAGATTTATCTAGAGGATACTTTTTATCAATTTTATATCAAACTAAAGATGATCGGGGCAAACCGTGATATTCTTTTTTCGGATAT is part of the Chryseobacterium lactis genome and encodes:
- the mobC gene encoding conjugal transfer protein MobC; translated protein: MQGDDDLRGLAKIIAFMRAVSIVLILMHFYWFCYSAFADKGWNIEVVNRILSNFQRTAGLFSHTLYTKAFAFLLLALSCLGTKGVKNEKITWTKINTILLVGFVFYFLNTSLLLLSPDIGFFLYILTTSIGYISLMVGGIWLSRLLKNNLMDDVFNSENESFMQETKLMENEYSVNLPTKFYYKGKWNDGWINIVNPFRATIVLGTPGSGKSYAVVNNFIKQHIEKGFAMYIYDFKFPDLSTIAYNHLLRNTHCYKVKPKFYVINFDNPRESHRSNPINPKFMTDISDAYESAYTIMLNLNRSWITKQGEFFVDSPIILLAAIIWYLKIYDNGRYCTFPHAIELLNKKYEDIFTILTSYPELENYISPFMDAWEGGAQDQLQGQIASAKIPLSRMISPQLYWVMSGDDFTLDLNNPKEPKILCVGNNPDRQNIYSAALGLYNSRIIKLISKKDQLKCSIIIDELPTIYIRGLDYISYARSLKISSLFGIQDFSQLTRDYGDKESKVIQNLVGNIVSGLVVGETAKTLSDRFGKVLQKRQSMTINRNDKSTSISTQLDSLIPASKISTLTQGMFVGSVADNFDERIDQKIFHAQIVVDNKKVAAETKSYQKIPEITKFIDENGNDNMQEVIDGNYKQIKADINGIIERELDRISNDPSLSHLIKKES